ACGAGGCCATGGAACGCATGGCGCGCGAGCACAAGCCGAAGCTGATCATCGCCGGCGCGTCCGCCTTTGCCTTGCGCATCGACTTCGAGCGCTTCGCCCGCATCGCCAAGGAAGTCGGCGCCTACTTCATGGTCGACATGGCCCACTATGCCGGCCTGATCGCCGCCGGCGAGTACCCAAACCCGGTCCCGCACGCCGACTTCGTCACCTCGACCACGCACAAGTCGCTGCGCGGCCCGCGCGGCGGCATCATCCTGATGAAGGCCGAGCACGAGAAGGCCATCAATTCGGCGATCTTCCCGGGCATCCAGGGCGGTCCGCTGATGCACGTGATCGCCGGCAAGGCGGTCGCGTTCAAGGAAGCGCTGTCGCCGGAATTCAAGGCTTACCAGCAGCAGGTCGTCAAGAATGCCAAGGCGCTGGCCGAGACCCTGATCGCGCGCGGCCTGCGCATCGTCTCGGGCCGCACCGAGTCGCACGTGATGCTGGTCGACCTGCGCTCGAAAGGCCTGACCGGCAAGGAAGCCGAAGCGATCCTGGGCCAGGCGCACATGACCACCAACAAGAACGGCATTCCGAACGACCCGCAGAAACCGTTCGTGACCTCGGGCATCCGCCTGGGCAGCCCGGCCTTCACCACCCGCGGCTTCAAGGAAGAGGACGCGGTCAAGGTCGGCCACCTGATCGCCGACGTCCTGGACAATCCGCATGACGCCGCCACGATCGAACGCGTCAAGGCCGAAGTCAAGGTCCTCACCGACAAGTACCCGGTCTACCAAGTTTGATGGTGGGGCCTCGACAAACCTGCTGCGTGTTGCAGCGACGGCCTGCGATGCTCACCGTACCGGATGTACGGCTGCGCTTCTCGGCCGCCGCTGCGGCCGCTCGCTACGGTTTTTCGAGGCCCGTTACGTTTCGGGCGTTTTAAAAATCAATTGCTCAGTAGCACTCAGCGCTTATGAAATGTCCGTTCTGTCAGCATGAAGACACCCAGGTGCTCGACACCCGGGTGTCCGAAGTCGGCGACGCCATCCGGCGCCGGCGCCGCTGCGTCCAGTGCGACAAGCGCTTCACGACCTATGAGCGGGTCGAGCTGTCGATGCCGATCATCGTCAAGAAGAACGGCAGCCGCACCGAGTTCGAATCGTCCAAGCTGAGCGGCAGCCTGCGCCTGGCGCTGCGCAAGCGCCCGGTGCCGGCCGCCGCGATCGACGCCGCCGTTGCCTCCATCGAAGAGAAGCTGCTCACCAGCGGCCGCCGCGAAGTCGACACCGGCTACGTCGGCGAGCTGGTGATGCAGGAACTCAAACGCCTCGACAACATCGCCTATATCCGCTTCGCCTCGGTGTACAAGAACTTCAAGGATTTGTCGGAGTTCCAGGAAGCCATCGCCGAAGTGGGGCAACCGCGCAAGCCGGCAGGCGAGTAAGCGGTTTAACCTGCGCCGCCGCTGCGGCACTCCATCCCCGATTTAGTTCCGTCTTTAAGCTTGAGCCAGCTCCCCGGCTCAGGTCGTCATGCCTGATACCTTCTCGGCTCGTTCAATCGCGTCGAAAGGATAGGCATGTTTCTGCGTTGCAAAGCACCGGCGGCGGTGGCGTACCGCGGCTTTACGCTGGCCGAGGTATTGGTCGCATTGCTGGTGGTCGCGGCCGGCATCGCCGGCGCCGTCGCCTTGCAGACGCGTGCGCTACGCGCTGCGCGCGAGGCCGAGCGCTTGTCCGGCGCCACCCGCCTTGCGGCAGCGCTGGCCGAACGCATGCGCGCGAACGCGGTATCGATCGCGCTCCCGGACGCCGCCAATCCCTATCTCCAGTTCGATTACGACAGCGCGGCCGGCGTGCTGCCCACGGCCGACGCCTGCTTTGGCGCCGACTGCACGCCGGCGCAACTGGCGGCTTTCGATTTGTCCGAGACCGCGCAGGCGCTGGCGCAGGTTCCCGGTGCGCGCATCCGCGTGTGCCGCGATGCGGCCGCGCCCGCGGATGGCGCCGCCTTGCCGCCATGGGCGTGTGACGGCCAGGGCGGGGCGCCGGTGGTGGTCAAGCTCGGCTGGCGCGAGGGTGAGGCGGCTGCCGCGCCCAGGCTGCAGCTGACGGTCGCAGGTGGCGCCGCCGTGGGTGCGGGGGCGCCATGATCGGCATGCGCGTGCGTGGCCTCAGTCTGGCCGAGATGCTGGTGGCGCTGGCGCTCGGCCTGGCCACGGTGCTCATCGCCGGACGCCTGCTGCTGCTCGCCACGCGCGCGCAGGCGGCGCAGGCGGAAGCGGCGGCGCTCGACGATGGCGGGCGCTACGCGGCCGAGTTGCTCGGGCGCGCCGTGCGCCAGGCCGGCTACGTCGACGCTGCGCTGCTGGCCGCGCCCGATGCCGCCGCCGCGGTCGACGCCATGCCCGCGGCCGTCGCCGGCTACGACGCGCGCTCGCTGAGCCGCACCGCCAACGCCCTCGACGACCCGTTGCCCGACCAGGTCAACGGCAGCGACGTGCTGGCGCTGCGTTTTCCCGGCGCCGGCGCGCTGCCCGGCGGCGACGGCAGCATGGCCAGCTGCGCCGGCGTCCCGGTCGCGCAAGGCGAGCAGGGCTGGAGCATCTTCTACGTCGCGCGCAACGCCGACGGCGAGGCCGAGTTGCGCTGCAAGTACCGCGGCGCCGCCAACTGGAGCGCCGATGCGCTGGTCAGCGGCGTCGACGGCTTCCAGGTGCTGTACGGCCTGGACACCGACACGCCGCCGGATGGCGTGCCCAACCGCTACGTCAACGCCGACGCCATCCGCGCGCTCGACGCCGCGCTGCCGGCCGGTTTGCCGCCCGGGCAGTTCAACCGGATCACGCACTGGAAACGGGTGGCCAGCGTACGCGTCGGCCTGCTGCTGCACGGCATCCGGCCGACACGCGCGGACAGCGCCGCCGGCGTGTATCGCCTGCTCGGTCCGGGCGCGTCGGATCCGGGCGACGCCGGCAGCGTGCTGGACGAAGCCACGTTCACGCCCGAACAACGGCGGCGCGAGCGGCGGCTGTTTTCGATGACTTTTGCGCTGGAACGTCCGCTGCCGGTGGCGATGCCGGCGGCGCCACCTCCATCGCCGGGAGCGTCGCCATGAAGTCGCACCTGTCGCGCTATCTTCCTTCCCAGCCGCCGCGCCAATGCTCGGGCAAAGGCCGGCGCGAGCGCGGCATGGTGCTGCTGTTCGCCTTGCTGCTGATGCTGGTCGCGATGATCGCCGCCCTGGCCGTGGCGCGTACCGGCTTCGCCTCGATCGCTGGTGCGCGCCATGAACGCGAGCGCCTGCTGGCGCACGGCGCGGCCGAAGCGGCACTGCGCGACGCCGAGCGCGACATCGCGGGCGCCGGCCCGCCGGCACGCGCGGCCATGTTCGCGCCAGGCGCGGCGCCGGCCTGGCCCAGCGGCTGCGGGCAGGGCGCCGCCGATCGTGGCCTGTGCGCACAGACCAACCCGCCGGCCTGGCAGGCGCTCGACCTGGCCGCGCCCGGCAACCCGGCGCTGGTTCCCTACGGCGGCGTCACCGGCGCGCCGATCGGTACCGGCGGCCTGCTGCCCGCGCGTGCGCCCGTCTACCTGATCGAACGGCTGGCGCCAGGCGCCCAGCCGGGCGCGTTGTACCGGATCACGGCGATCGGTTTCGGCGCGCAGGCGTCGATGCTGGTGGTGCTGCAGGCCCTGTACCGCACGCCCGCTGCGCCATCCGCTCCGCCGGCGCCTGCGCCAGCGCCTGCCGGTCCTGCCGGCGCTGCCGATGACCAGAACGATGACGGCGACCATGACGGGAGCGGCGGCGCCAGCCCGGCTGCGCCTTCTCAATCGTCGCCGCTGCCGGCCGGCCGCATCGGCGCGCGCGAGATCGTCAACTGGCGCCAGCTGCACGCCCAGGCCCAGCCTTGAATCCGGCATCGCGAACAACACCCGCATCACTGCACACGAACGAAGGAGACCCGATGGACGACACAAGAACGGACTGGGGCTTCACCCTGGTCGAAATGATGATCGTGATGGCGATCGTCGTGATCCTGGCGGCGCTGGCCTGGCCCAGCTACAGCCGCCAGACGGTGCGCGTCAAGCGCGTCGAGGGCCAGGTCGCGCTGATCGACGCCATGCAGCAGCAGGAACGTTTCCGCTCGCAGCACAACCGCTACCTCGAATTTTCCTCGACGGCCAGCGAGGACGAGGCGCAGGCCTTTCATTGGTGGTCCGGGCACGCTCCGGCCAGCAGCGCCTACGAGCTCGATGCGCACGCGTGCGCGGACACGCCGCTGGCCGAGTGCGTCGAGATACGCGCCCGGCCCGGCACCGCCAAGGTCGACGCGCGCTTTCGCGATCCCGACTGCGGCGTGCTGACGCTGGACAGCCTGGGCCGCCAGGGCGCCGAGCCGGCCGCGGGCGCCAACGTGCGCTGCTGGCCATGAGGCCCGGCCGCAGGGGCGCGATGACGCTGATCGAATCGCTGGTCGTGCTGGCGATCGCCAGTGTGGCCCTCGGCCTGGCGGCGCCCGACCTGGCTGCGCTGCTGCGCGTGCAGCGCTTGAGAGCGGCCAGCGGCGAGCTGTTCGCCGCAGTCGGCCTCGCGCGTGCGCAGGCGCTGGCGCGCGGCGAGATCGTCGTGCTGGCGCCGCACGATCCGGCCGGCCTGGACTGGCGCAGCGGCTGGACCGTGTTCGTCGACCGCGACGGCGACGGCCGGCCCGGCGCGGGAGAAGAGCGGCTGCTCGAGCACGGCCCGCTGGCGAGCGGCATCGCGGTCGACTACGCCTTCACGAGCCCAGCGCCGCCGCACTATATCGCCTACAATGGCGCCGGGCGCGGCTGCAGTGCGGCCAACGCAGCGCAATCGCGCCTGGGCACGCTGTCGCTGTTCGCCGGGATTGAGGGCGGCGACGCGATCCGCCGTATTAAAATCAACATGCTGGGCCGGGCGCGCTTGTGCGATCCGGCGCGCGACGCCGGTTGCGACGGCGCCGCCGCACCGTCCGGCCCATGACGCTTGCCCTTGACTCTTATCCCTTGATCGATCGAGACCGAACCACCGTGCAGACAGACACAGCGCAGATTCACGACGATGCCGCAGGCATGGCCCTGGCCCTGGCCTGGGCGGCGAAGGGCATGTACATCACCACGCCCAATCCGCGCATCGGCTGCGTGATCGTGTGCGACGGGGAGGTGATCGGCGCCGGCCACACCCAGCCGGTCGGCCAGGCGCACGCCGAGGTGCAAGCGCTGCGCGACGCCGCCGCACGCGGCAACGACGTGCGCGGCGCCACCGCCTACGTCACGCTGGAGCCGTGCAGTCACTACGGCCGCACGCCGCCGTGTTCGCTCGCGCTGGTGCAGGCGGGACTGGGCCGCGTGGTCTCTGCCATGGTGGATCCGAATCCGCTGGTGGCCGGGCGTGGCCTGGCCCAGCTGAGCGAGGCCGGCATCCAGGTGGCGTCGGGCACGATGGCCGAGCAGGCCTATGAATTGAACATCGGCTTCTTCCAGCGCATGCGCCACGGCCGGCCCTGGGTGCGCCTCAAAACCGCCGCCAGCCTGGACGGCGTCACCGCGCTCGAAAACGGCGAAAGCCAGTGGATCACCGGCCCGGACGCGCGCCTGGACGGCCATCGCTGGCGCGCGCGCGCGAGCGCGATCCTGACCGGCATCGGCACCGTGAAAGCCGACGATCCGCAGCTGACCGTGCGCGGCGTCGAGGCCGAGATCGGCCCGTTCGTGCCGCCGCGCCGCGTGATCGTCGACAGCCGCCTCGACATCGCCCTGGATGCGCGCATTCTGCAGGGCGAGCCGTGCTGGATCGTCGCCGCCCAGCCGGATGCGGACAAGGAAGCCGCCCTGCGCGCGGCCGGCCACGAGATCATCATGCTGCCGAACGCCAAGGGCAAGGTCGATTTGCCGGCGCTGATGCAGGAACTCGGCCGGCGCGAAATCAACGAACTGCACGTCGAGGCCGGCTCGAAACTGAACGCCTCGCTGGTGCGCGAGGGCTGCGTCGACGAATTGCTGGTCTACCTGGCGCCCAGCCTGATCGGGCCGGGGCAGGGCATGTGCGCGCTGCCGCCGCTGGCGCGCCTGGCCGACAAGAAGCAGCTGCGCTTCCACGCCATCGACCGCGTCGGCAGCGACGTGCGCATCCTGGCGCGCTTCGAAGACCGACAGCCGCCGGCGCGAGCCGTATCCCAAGAATCGAATTGAACTGAACCAAGAAGGAACAAGCATGTTTACTGGTATCGTCGCTGCCGTCGGCAGCATCCAAGCCGTCAAGCCGCTCGAAGGCGGCTCGTTCGCCGGCGTGCGCCTCGAGATCGACTGTGGCGGCCTGCCGCTGGCCGACGTCGCGCTGGGCGACTCGATCGCCATCAACGGCGCCTGCATGACGGTGGTCGAGAAAACCGCCCAAAGCTTCGCGGTCGACGTCTCGCGCGAAAGCCTGAACCGCACCGTCGGCCTGGACCAGCCGGGCGAAGTCAACCTGGAAAAGGCGCTGACGCTGGCCGAGCGCCTGGGCGGCCACCTGGTGTCGGGCCACGTCGACGGCCTGGGCGACGTGCACAGCTTCGAGCCGATCGGCGAGTCGTACCAGCTGGTGATCGACGCACCGGTGGAACTGGGCAAGTTTCTGGCCTACAAAGGCTCGGTGGTGGTCAACGGCGTCTCGCTGACCGTCAACAACGTCCAAGACCTGGAAGTCGGTGGGAAGAAGGTCTGCCGTTTCTCGATCAACCTGATCCCGCACACGATCGCCGTGACGACGCTGAAGCACCTGCACGCCGGCGCCAAGGTCAACCTGGAGATCGACCTGATCGCGCGCTATGTCGAGCGCATGCTGAGCGCGGCCAAGGCCTGAGGCGCTTCGGTGCCGTGAATGAATGAAGACGTCGCAAGGGAACGACGTCGAGAGCATTCTCGCCGGCCGGCGGAATGCTCGTATCGGCGCCGCGTCATGGACAAATAAAGCTTCCGGAAAGCGCTGGCGATAATGTCTGCTTCGCTCCGAAGCGTCCGGTCAGCAAAACGATGGAAATCGGTCGGGCACCGTGTACTTCATTTTGAGAACGATGCATAAACTGTCCATTCTGGATCACGAACAGCTATGCATTGCACGTCATGCGATGTCGTTTCGACTCTCAACCTCTCATGAATACCTGCGACAGACCCACCGTTTTGGATATGGAAAACAAATTCCTTGAAAGTACCGGTTGTTATCGTCAGTACATGAATGGCTGGGCCAGATAACTTGAGATACGAAAGGATTTTCTCCTCCATCTGATTCAGAACAGCGTTCTCGGATGAGAATGAGCCTTCATCAAAATTCGGATGCTCGAACGGTATCGCAAAGCCAACGCGTATTCCTAGTGACGGATGCTTCGACCAACGCTTCGCAGTTGTGTTGATTCTAACGAGCATTGGACCATCGGCCGTCGATGCTCGCATTACCGACCACAATTCCTCGTCTTCATTGAGGTCATCGATCGGTAGGTGTTTCTTGAAAGGCCACATAGCTATTCGTGAAGATTTTGTATGATGGCCGGGCCCAAGGGCCTGACCGTGCGGTGATGCTGCCGCCGCTCGTGGCCGAACGCGACCCTTCGTAAGCCTCAGGGCGCACGTCCACATCCAGCGGCACACGCCCAGGTCCGCCACGCAGGCGTATGCCTTCTAGTGTTCATCAAGGTGCAGTCGGAACGGAAACCGCATGGCGCACGGCTGGCCGCGGCATAGCGCGGGTTTGTATCGAAGCGAAGCCGCCCCGGCAGCCGCATAACGTCGCAGGTCGGGCGTGTCGAGACCGCCCAGGCCGATGGTGGACACCTTGCCGTCGGGGCCCACGTTCGCATAAATGATGACGTCGCCGCGCAGCCGCAACGCACCGCTGATTCTCGACATGATCTTGTAGAACTCCATCGGCCCGTCGAGAGGGTAAGGGGGCTCATCGCCTTCCTCTAGTGCCGGGTAATAGCTTTGAACCAGGCGCTTTTGCTCGGGCGTGAGTGCGGCGTACCCGACATCGGGCGGCACTACGCTCCCTCGTGCAACTTCGCGCGGTAGATATGCCCCATTCGCCGTCTCTGTGACCACTTCATACGTTCTTTCGGCTTTGGGCGGCGGCGCAGTGCCGGCGATGCGCCCATCC
This genomic stretch from Massilia sp. 9096 harbors:
- the glyA gene encoding serine hydroxymethyltransferase — translated: MFAKDHTLAKVDPELWGAIQKENQRQQDHIELIASENYTSPAVMQAQGSQLTNKYAEGYPGKRYYGGCEFVDVAEQLAIDRVKELFGAEAANVQPNSGSQANQGVFFAMLKPGDTIMGMSLAEGGHLTHGMALNMSGKWFNVVSYGLTEQEDIDYEAMERMAREHKPKLIIAGASAFALRIDFERFARIAKEVGAYFMVDMAHYAGLIAAGEYPNPVPHADFVTSTTHKSLRGPRGGIILMKAEHEKAINSAIFPGIQGGPLMHVIAGKAVAFKEALSPEFKAYQQQVVKNAKALAETLIARGLRIVSGRTESHVMLVDLRSKGLTGKEAEAILGQAHMTTNKNGIPNDPQKPFVTSGIRLGSPAFTTRGFKEEDAVKVGHLIADVLDNPHDAATIERVKAEVKVLTDKYPVYQV
- the nrdR gene encoding transcriptional regulator NrdR; the protein is MKCPFCQHEDTQVLDTRVSEVGDAIRRRRRCVQCDKRFTTYERVELSMPIIVKKNGSRTEFESSKLSGSLRLALRKRPVPAAAIDAAVASIEEKLLTSGRREVDTGYVGELVMQELKRLDNIAYIRFASVYKNFKDLSEFQEAIAEVGQPRKPAGE
- the pilV gene encoding type IV pilus modification protein PilV, whose amino-acid sequence is MFLRCKAPAAVAYRGFTLAEVLVALLVVAAGIAGAVALQTRALRAAREAERLSGATRLAAALAERMRANAVSIALPDAANPYLQFDYDSAAGVLPTADACFGADCTPAQLAAFDLSETAQALAQVPGARIRVCRDAAAPADGAALPPWACDGQGGAPVVVKLGWREGEAAAAPRLQLTVAGGAAVGAGAP
- a CDS encoding PilW family protein — encoded protein: MRVRGLSLAEMLVALALGLATVLIAGRLLLLATRAQAAQAEAAALDDGGRYAAELLGRAVRQAGYVDAALLAAPDAAAAVDAMPAAVAGYDARSLSRTANALDDPLPDQVNGSDVLALRFPGAGALPGGDGSMASCAGVPVAQGEQGWSIFYVARNADGEAELRCKYRGAANWSADALVSGVDGFQVLYGLDTDTPPDGVPNRYVNADAIRALDAALPAGLPPGQFNRITHWKRVASVRVGLLLHGIRPTRADSAAGVYRLLGPGASDPGDAGSVLDEATFTPEQRRRERRLFSMTFALERPLPVAMPAAPPPSPGASP
- a CDS encoding pilus assembly protein; translated protein: MKSHLSRYLPSQPPRQCSGKGRRERGMVLLFALLLMLVAMIAALAVARTGFASIAGARHERERLLAHGAAEAALRDAERDIAGAGPPARAAMFAPGAAPAWPSGCGQGAADRGLCAQTNPPAWQALDLAAPGNPALVPYGGVTGAPIGTGGLLPARAPVYLIERLAPGAQPGALYRITAIGFGAQASMLVVLQALYRTPAAPSAPPAPAPAPAGPAGAADDQNDDGDHDGSGGASPAAPSQSSPLPAGRIGAREIVNWRQLHAQAQP
- a CDS encoding type IV pilin protein — encoded protein: MDDTRTDWGFTLVEMMIVMAIVVILAALAWPSYSRQTVRVKRVEGQVALIDAMQQQERFRSQHNRYLEFSSTASEDEAQAFHWWSGHAPASSAYELDAHACADTPLAECVEIRARPGTAKVDARFRDPDCGVLTLDSLGRQGAEPAAGANVRCWP
- a CDS encoding GspH/FimT family pseudopilin, giving the protein MTLIESLVVLAIASVALGLAAPDLAALLRVQRLRAASGELFAAVGLARAQALARGEIVVLAPHDPAGLDWRSGWTVFVDRDGDGRPGAGEERLLEHGPLASGIAVDYAFTSPAPPHYIAYNGAGRGCSAANAAQSRLGTLSLFAGIEGGDAIRRIKINMLGRARLCDPARDAGCDGAAAPSGP
- the ribD gene encoding bifunctional diaminohydroxyphosphoribosylaminopyrimidine deaminase/5-amino-6-(5-phosphoribosylamino)uracil reductase RibD, with amino-acid sequence MALALAWAAKGMYITTPNPRIGCVIVCDGEVIGAGHTQPVGQAHAEVQALRDAAARGNDVRGATAYVTLEPCSHYGRTPPCSLALVQAGLGRVVSAMVDPNPLVAGRGLAQLSEAGIQVASGTMAEQAYELNIGFFQRMRHGRPWVRLKTAASLDGVTALENGESQWITGPDARLDGHRWRARASAILTGIGTVKADDPQLTVRGVEAEIGPFVPPRRVIVDSRLDIALDARILQGEPCWIVAAQPDADKEAALRAAGHEIIMLPNAKGKVDLPALMQELGRREINELHVEAGSKLNASLVREGCVDELLVYLAPSLIGPGQGMCALPPLARLADKKQLRFHAIDRVGSDVRILARFEDRQPPARAVSQESN
- a CDS encoding riboflavin synthase, with product MFTGIVAAVGSIQAVKPLEGGSFAGVRLEIDCGGLPLADVALGDSIAINGACMTVVEKTAQSFAVDVSRESLNRTVGLDQPGEVNLEKALTLAERLGGHLVSGHVDGLGDVHSFEPIGESYQLVIDAPVELGKFLAYKGSVVVNGVSLTVNNVQDLEVGGKKVCRFSINLIPHTIAVTTLKHLHAGAKVNLEIDLIARYVERMLSAAKA
- a CDS encoding DUF695 domain-containing protein, giving the protein MWPFKKHLPIDDLNEDEELWSVMRASTADGPMLVRINTTAKRWSKHPSLGIRVGFAIPFEHPNFDEGSFSSENAVLNQMEEKILSYLKLSGPAIHVLTITTGTFKEFVFHIQNGGSVAGIHERLRVETTSHDVQCIAVRDPEWTVYASFSK